The Flavobacteriales bacterium DNA window TACGTTATGGAGAATGGCGTGATCTGACGGCTACTGAGCTGAAAGAACTGAAATCCCAACTGGTGGATTGATTCAGAAGAATGCCCGTACCTGCACGCCCCCGCTGTGGATCACCGGGTTGTCCCTAGAACTCCTTCCGTTATAGTTCACATTCAATGCGAGATTCTTGGATAGATTCCGCTGCACGAACAGACTCCAAGTGAAGTTCTCTCCCGGACGCAGACCATCCAACATCTCAAAGGCCAATGACGAATTCTCGTTGCCTACAAAATCAATCTGCACGAAATTCAAGGTGGCATTGATACTGCCCTTATCCAGCTGACTCCACCGCGCTTCGGCACCCAATCGCTCGATGACTGCTGACTCTCCGTCCCCTACTCGATTATCCCGCTCCGTGTACTCCAGATTCAAGGTCATACGGAAGGTCTTATCCGGCTGCCACTCTATCCGCGGGACGAGGCTGTATTCCTGAATGTCGAAATTCCGATTGGTGCTATAACTGGCCTCCCGTCCCTTGTCCTTCTCGATAAGAGAAAGACGTAAGGTGTATTTCCTGGCCCAGGTATAGCGTCCACTCAGTCTATTCTCCCGCTCCGATCGGGATTCGAAACCATTGGTGAGCAGTTGTTTATTCTTCACATCGGAGTAGAGATGATCCACGCTCCACACGGGATCGGTCTTGTTGAAGAAGATGCTGTTCCTAAAGCTGTTGTTGAGCGAGAGGAGCACGGTGTCGTTCAGGTTCTGGATGAAGGGGTTGAAGGCATCGGACCCTTCTTCTTCGCGGGTCCTGCGGTCGGCACGCCAAGCGGCCTGATCAGAGAATCGAGCCAAGAACCTCCGTATCCCTTCTTTGGTCCTCCATGCGACACCCGGATCGATGCGCAGTGTCTGAGAGACTTGATTGGAGAATACCTTCTCAAAGTCATCGGTAGGAGTGAATACCCGTATGAAATTCGCTTCATACTCGAATTGAGCGATCTCGAATTCATCCAGATCCCGCACACCGTCCCCATCATAGTCCACCCATACATAAACGCCCTGGCCGGCCGGTACCTCGAGATAGATGAACTGCCTGCGCCTCTCCAGACCGCTGCCCACTTCATAGAAGGTATTGAGCTGGACGATGTTCTGGAGCCACTTCCCGCGATACTCTAACCGGCCCAGAAAAGTCTCTTCGGGGCTTTGGTCGATGGCCTCTTCACGCACTATCTCCAGCGTACGCCATGCAGATACCACCTTGACCGAATGATTACGCACTCTGCCATTGGCCAACTCCAGACCATACTCTTCAGCATGTGCAGCCCGCAATTGGCGATCGATCTGCGGACGCCAATCATCCCGATTCTTGAAAAAGAGACGATAGGCCCAGCGGGAGGTATCGTTTGAACCCACATAGGCCTCCCATTCATACCAGCGATAGGTGGTGGACGACAGTGTATCTCCTCCCAGCAGGAATCGGTTATTCTCCCGATCATCCTTGAATCCCACTCTGACCTTCCCCAATCCATAGGAGATATCTGAGATGTGTCGTTCGAAGCGGGAGCGGATGTCGCCTGAGGTGTTGAGCAGACTGCCTTTGAAAGAGGCATGTAGATCCCCTTGGTCCCATCGTGCATTCAGGTCTTGCCGATAGCCTTCATATCCACCCCCGATCTGCAAGCGGTCCAGTCCATAGTAGATCCTGCGGTCGGCCGCTCGTTCGACACCCACACCCAATCGGGTCTGCAATTGGTCGTTGTCCAGAAGGACTTCGGTGATGTTCCAATTCCGCTCGAACTCCACAGCCCGGTAACGCTCGATACGCTTGAAATCATGTCCGGTGAATTCCACAAGTCCATTGGCGACCAAGCGGGTCATGCTGTCCACCTGAATCCCGGTCTGCGCCCGCCAGCGGAAGGCTGTGCCGATGTCATCGGCCGCATCCTTGCTGCTGAATCGATTCAGATCATTGGCGCTCATGGCCCCTTCGATATCCATCCACGAATCTTTATTCCATGCATAGCGCAGCCCTGAACTCAGTAATTGTTGACTCTTGGGGGTGATAAGCAATTGACCGGGTATGTAGTCTCCCTGGCGGATGATGTTTCCATCGATGGTGTCCGGTGGGACCCAGCGGAACACCCGACCGTTGGAAGTGAATTCATCCTGTACATAGTCCCCATTGCCAGACCCTACTCTCGTGAAGGAGACCTGTAAGCGCGCCTCATCCGGATCGGTACTGTAGACATAGACGGTATCGTATCCCAAGGAATCGCGGAGGGTATAGAGCACCTGATCCTCGGTGTAGGGCACGCTGTCCACATCTATGATGAAGGCATTGGCCACATCATCGCCCACTTGGGAGAGAAAGAGCCTGTCTCGATCGTCCAGATCCTGTTGCAAAGGTTGATTCTTAGCATCCTGCTCGGAATAGACATCCAGATAGGCTTTCCATTTGCCTTTCTGATAGTCCGCACCGGTCTGAAGCAGGCTGCGGGCGTAGTTCTGCTCGGCATATTGAAACTCCACCACGATACGCCTGTCCTTGGTGATCAAGCGGTTGGCGGTGAAAGTGATCTCTGCCGCATTATAGTCGATAACATAATCGAATTCCTTGCCCCGCTGGACCAAACGCCCATCGATATAGACCCGTTCGGTACCAGAGAGGATGATGACGAAGAGTTCATTGTCGGCCCCGCGGAGTTTGTAGGGGCCTTGATTCCCTTCCACCCCCTGGATGACATTACGCGCAAAACGCCCCCGCGAGACCGCTGCTCCCGCTCTCAGCCCGAGCACTCCTTGCTCAGCACCAGGTGCCTTCCCCAGGATCGAAGTCTCAAAGAGTGCACCTCTGGCCTTCTTTAGATACTCGGAGAAATACCCCGGGCCAGAGGCGATTTGATAGTCCCCGGCAGTCAGTGCACTGCGTGCATCGAAGAGTTTGATATAGACCTGGTCGAATTCCTGTAGCTGCTGGGTACTTCCATCGGCCTGTATGGGGATGTTGTCATCAGAGATATTGGCCAGAAGGCTTATGCGATCGGTAAGTTTCCCAGAGAGCTGTAGGTCCAGATCGGAACTCACACTCAGGTCCTGTGCATTCCCCACTTGGATCCCGCGCGATATACTTCCGCGTTTCTCGAAACCATCCAATTGCAGCAAAGAGCCTGCGATCGACCCGCCTCCAGGACGATAGGCAAAGGGGTCTTCGTAATTGAATGCTTCTCGGATGATGCTCGTGTCCTTGAGGAGGATACTCTGCTGATAGGGCAGATCGAGCACCCGATAGTGGATGGTAAGAGAATCCCCCAAGAATTCTTCAATCACGGAGAAAATGCCATCGACCGACAAAAGAAAATCCGAATCAGCGAGGACTGAATCTCCATGAGATACGTGCAGGCTTCGGGGAAGCACGATCAGGCTGTCCAGTTGGATGCCAGCAGAATCGACCACTGTACGCAATGAGCGCAAGGTGCTGGTCTCCTGAGCATGGATAGTGGCTGTCCCCAACCAAGCGATCATGCAGAGAAGAAGCCATGGATATGTAGGGAGGGTCTTCGTACCGTCAGGCTTTTAAAACACTCGGGGAATGTATCGGCATCCTCGGAGTAAGGTCTATTTTAACGCCAAAATCGCTATAAACTGACCCGGTGATCAAAATTATCTCATACAATATCAATGGCATACGTGCCGCCCTGCGTAAGGACTTCCTCACTTGGTTGAAAGCTGCCGACCCCGATGTACTTGCCTTGCAAGAGGTCAAGGCCAACGAAGACCAGGTAGATCTGGATGTGTTCAGGGACCTAGGATACGATATCCATTGGAATGCAGCCGTCAAGAAGGGCTACAGTGGAGTGGCCATCCTTTCTAAGCTTAAGGCCGATCATGTGGAGCGCGGCATGGGCATACCTCTCTATGACGATGAGGGGCGTGTGATCCGGATGGATGTCGGGGATCTGACGTTCATCAGCGCATACTTCCCTTCGGGCAGCAGTGGGGACCACCGGCAAGAGATCAAGATGCGTTTCCTTGTGGATTTTACGAGATACGTGGAAAACTTGAGGAAAGAACGACCTCATCTGATCATCTCAGGAGATTACAATATCTGCCACCAAGCCATAGATATCCACAATCCGGTGGCCAACAAGAAGAGCTCGGGATTCCTCCCTGAGGAAAGGGAATGGATGTCCGGATTCTTGGATAAAGGGTTCATCGACACCTTCCGCTATTTCGATGAGAATCCACATCAATACACATGGTGGAGCTATCGTGCGGGAGCCCGGAGAAAGAATCTGGGCTGGCGTATCGATTATCACATGTGCAGTGCTGAAATGCAATCCCGATTGAAGCGTGCCGCAATACTGGCCGATGCCGTCCACAGCGATCACTGCCCTATTCTACTGGAGATTGTTTGAAACTATGATGCTAGGCTGCAGATGCCCATTCTACGCGGATTATACTTGCCTATTACATCATTAGGATCCAATGATATCTAAGCATACGTACTGGGGAGCGCTGGCCATACTCTTGCTCTCCTTCAGCTGTGGTACGCCAGAGCAGAAGCAGAATGCGCAGGCCAATGAGAAACAAGGAGGCATCCTTGTATTGAATCAATTCCAAGGCTTTTCTGCACTTTTCCCTCCTTCTGCCTATGAGGCGAGTGCGACCAAACTAGGAGCGCATTTCTATGAGACCCTGGTGGCATATGACCATGAGACCAAGGAGATCGCCCCTTGCCTGGCCGAGTCCTGGGAAGTGAATGATGATGCCACTCAGTTCACCTTCAAACTACGCGAAGGGGTCTTCTTCCACGATGACCGCTGTTTCGATGACGGTATAGGAAGACCTATGGAGGATAGTGATGTGCTCTACTGCTTGACCGCTCTGTGTGAGGACAGTCGGATCAATCGGAATTCTTGGCTATTCGTGGGTAGCGTATTGGGTGCTGAAGATTTTTACAACTCCAAGAAAAAAGCAGAGACCTCCCAAGTGGAGGGCATACGCTTGATCGACAACAACGTGATCGAGATCACTCTGGCCCGACCCAATGTGGAATTCCTGCATGTCATGGCACACTATGGCACTTCTATCTATCCCAAAGAAGCCGTGGAGTTCTACGGTAAATCGCTCAATGAGAATGCGGTAGGCACAGGGCCCTTCAAGCCCAAGGTCCTGCGCATAGGCGAAGTCTGTATCATGGAACGCAATAAGAATTACTGGGGGCGCGATGAGGAAGGCAATCAGCTCCCCTATCTGGATGGCGTGAAGGTGGGATTCGAGACCAACGCTCGAGACTTGGAGCGATCCATGATGAAGAATGTACTTCACATATTGGTGGATGCCGATATGGAAGAAGGGGGAGCCCGATTGTTGGAGATTGCAGAAGGGGAGAACGATCCCTATGTAGTGAGTGCAGAAGACGATATCGAGACCATTTATTTGGGATTCCATAACAAGGAAGGCATCTTCCAAGATGAGCGTATTCGAAAAGCCTTCGGACTGGTCTTGGACAAAGAGCATATTGTTGAAGAAGTATTGGGGAGCAGTGGGGGTCCAGGAAAATACGGTCTGATCCCTCCGGCCTTTCAGAGCTATCCCTATGAGAAAGTCAAAGGACTCAAGCTCGATGTCGATAGCGCCAAGAAACTCATGTCAGCAGCAGGCTATCCCAATGGAACAGGCTTCCCTGCTATCTCTCTTCAGATACAGAACAGATACAAGGATGTGATCGTGGCTCAAGAGATCCAACGACAACTGCTCGAACATCTGGGCGTTTCCCTCTCCATCACTGCCCTGCCTAGAGAACAACATTTCCAACGCATAGAGGAAGGCAATACGCTGCTCTGGTTGGACAACTGGATAGCTGACTATCTGGACCCTCAGAACTTCCTGAGCTTGATGCTCTCCAGCAATACTCCGGAGCAAGGAGGTAGTTACCTCAACACCTATAGATACACCGAATCCTCCTTCGACTCCATTGTGGAAGAGGCCATCAAGGTGGAGGATCAAAAGGAGCGCATGCACCTCTACTGTATGGCTGACCTTATGATCATGGAAGATGCAGCTATCGTGCCTATCTACTATGAGAAGAATCAGGTGATCAAACACCGATCGGTCAAGGGACTCCCTACACTGACACTGGGTCAGATGGACCTACGGAAGGTCTACCTATCCGAGTGAAACAAGCTTACATCGTTGTTCATAAATGAGCGCTCTCCTTGGCCCCTAGCCCCTAGCTAATTGACAATTTTGCTATCTAATCCTGTTGTGATGAGACATACATTCCCTTTTATTCTGCTCCTGCTCGTGCTATTCACCGCTTGTGTACCCGGACGTAGATTCCAAGAAGTCCAAACGGAGGCCCGCCTCTGCTCACAAGAGCGCGAAGCCCTGCGCCAACAGACCGAGGAGCTGAGTGCCGACCTGGCCGATTGCCGCACCGGAAACGAGACCATGAAGAAGGAGTATGTCCGACTGAAAGAGGACACCGCTCTGCTGGGTACGAGTCTCAGACGTATGACCGTCCAGTATGACAAGATCAATGAGCTCAACGAACAACTCATGGACAAGCAGGCCAGCCTGATGAGCAGCCGGGAGTCAGAAAAGAGGGAGCTGCTAGAAAATCTGCTCACCCTGCAGAACGACCTACAAGAACAACAGCGATTGCTCAATCAGACCGAGACAGAACTCAATGAAAAGACCCGAGCGCTGGAAGACAGAGAAGAACGGGTGGCCGAGCTCGAGTCGCTGCTGTCCCGTCAAGAAGAGGCCGTACAATCCCTCAAGTCCCGTGTGACCGATGCCCTCCTAGGGGTCAAGGATAAAGGGATAACGATCGTAGAGAAGGACGGTCGCGTCTATGTCT harbors:
- the xth gene encoding exodeoxyribonuclease III, with amino-acid sequence MKIISYNINGIRAALRKDFLTWLKAADPDVLALQEVKANEDQVDLDVFRDLGYDIHWNAAVKKGYSGVAILSKLKADHVERGMGIPLYDDEGRVIRMDVGDLTFISAYFPSGSSGDHRQEIKMRFLVDFTRYVENLRKERPHLIISGDYNICHQAIDIHNPVANKKSSGFLPEEREWMSGFLDKGFIDTFRYFDENPHQYTWWSYRAGARRKNLGWRIDYHMCSAEMQSRLKRAAILADAVHSDHCPILLEIV
- a CDS encoding OmpA family protein, whose translation is MRHTFPFILLLLVLFTACVPGRRFQEVQTEARLCSQEREALRQQTEELSADLADCRTGNETMKKEYVRLKEDTALLGTSLRRMTVQYDKINELNEQLMDKQASLMSSRESEKRELLENLLTLQNDLQEQQRLLNQTETELNEKTRALEDREERVAELESLLSRQEEAVQSLKSRVTDALLGVKDKGITIVEKDGRVYVSLDAKLLFASGSTAVSSEGKSAIIDLAKAIQDEEDLKILVEGHTDTDKIIGNSAPYKDNWDLSVMRATSVVRIMMDNSNIDPQQLTAAGRSEYLPVDPDDKAKNRRIEIILIPNLTELFDLINEQ
- a CDS encoding ABC transporter substrate-binding protein yields the protein MISKHTYWGALAILLLSFSCGTPEQKQNAQANEKQGGILVLNQFQGFSALFPPSAYEASATKLGAHFYETLVAYDHETKEIAPCLAESWEVNDDATQFTFKLREGVFFHDDRCFDDGIGRPMEDSDVLYCLTALCEDSRINRNSWLFVGSVLGAEDFYNSKKKAETSQVEGIRLIDNNVIEITLARPNVEFLHVMAHYGTSIYPKEAVEFYGKSLNENAVGTGPFKPKVLRIGEVCIMERNKNYWGRDEEGNQLPYLDGVKVGFETNARDLERSMMKNVLHILVDADMEEGGARLLEIAEGENDPYVVSAEDDIETIYLGFHNKEGIFQDERIRKAFGLVLDKEHIVEEVLGSSGGPGKYGLIPPAFQSYPYEKVKGLKLDVDSAKKLMSAAGYPNGTGFPAISLQIQNRYKDVIVAQEIQRQLLEHLGVSLSITALPREQHFQRIEEGNTLLWLDNWIADYLDPQNFLSLMLSSNTPEQGGSYLNTYRYTESSFDSIVEEAIKVEDQKERMHLYCMADLMIMEDAAIVPIYYEKNQVIKHRSVKGLPTLTLGQMDLRKVYLSE